The following are from one region of the Corylus avellana chromosome ca1, CavTom2PMs-1.0 genome:
- the LOC132167786 gene encoding uncharacterized protein LOC132167786, whose amino-acid sequence MKKEQQREGLATARRAGLHSSRLTTESGGVRSLRMEEKESSRAFSHWWWALASGAQLGWGVLSYRRGCAGASRLMPLKAFAVASLFVGAGASASVSVLHASGIYKVGFSFFLSLYLYKMEAFWSFQVESQGCLSDLNFCSLKDKA is encoded by the coding sequence ATGAAGAAAGAACAACAAAGAGAGGGGTTGGCAACAGCAAGGAGAGCTGGCCTTCATAGCTCGAGACTGACGACCGAGAGCGGCGGAGTACGATCCCTCAGGATGGAGGAGAAGGAAAGTAGCAGGGCCTTCAGCCACTGGTGGTGGGCTCTGGCCAGCGGTGCCCAGTTGGGTTGGGGCGTTTTGTCGTACAGAAGAGGCTGCGCCGGGGCATCACGCCTCATGCCCTTAAAAGCCTTCGCCGTTGCCTCCCTCTTCGTCGGCGCCGGTGCCTCCGCCTCCGTATCCGTGCTACATGCCTCCGGCATCTACAAGGTCGgcttctctttcttcctctctctatATCTCTACAAAATGGAAGCATTTTGGTCCTTTCAAGTAGAAAGTCAGGGGTGCCTCAGTGACTTAAATTTCTGTTCTTTGAAGGACAAAGCATAA
- the LOC132172371 gene encoding uncharacterized protein LOC132172371, whose product MAHDLWDMVEETNKPQEDDEAAFKAWSKKNFMALHVIQISCGRDSFSRIKKISTAKTAWDTLAEWNQINAFQKAAQNWNQINVDHEAFKEDFIKVVESGDLNAVEEFIKRHPGSAGLKISNLGGTALHVAVAAKHEHIVKKLVAIMSEQELCITDEVGDTALADATMYSKKLARYLYSRTPEEDLKPETGKNGATLCYHAICRRNLVNTTDIALDLIERCPSLALARDKDGDSPLYALVSSPFAFPSENRLVFWKRWIYKSSSKHRVEKLLRLERKFRFYFAVLVLRQLVVKLLKIFGIKDLYDMKLIHVQANKLLGSMCEQFSKASYKEWKDSKGSDAIFYAIENEIFKFVDKIAKESPQVLKWSKSDDERFPNALWAAIYHRQAEIFSLICRVDNNNNLVYDYDKQGNNILQMAGKLPPSTLVNRTAGAAFQMQSELQWYKAVESIVPRYCELKNKDGKTPRELFTESHKELVKEGEKWMKSTATSCTVVGALIVTIMFAAAFTVPGGNNQNTGYPMFLKEKLFMLFIISDSISLFSSSTSVLMFLGILTSRYLEEDFLKSLPSKMIIGLSTLFFSIATMVIAFSAALLIMLREYSWIFIPAICLASVPVTLFVWMQFPLLVEMVISTFGPGVVNRKIMKRSKLCTYLSSCCS is encoded by the exons ATGGCCCATGATCTTTGGGACATGGTTGAAGAAACCAACAAACctcaagaagatgatgaagctgCTTTTAAGGCTTGGAGCAAAAAGAACTTCATGGCCTTGCATGTTATCCAGATCTCATGTGGAAGGGACTCATTTTCTAGAATTAAAAAGATTAGTACAGCAAAAACAGCTTGGGATACTTTggcag AATGGAACCAAATTAATGCCTTCCAAAAGGCTGCGCAAAACTGGAACCAAATTAATGTTGACCATGAGGCCTTCAAAGAGGACTTCATAAAGGTTGTGGAAAGTGGTGATTTGAATGCTGTAGAGGAATTCATTAAGCGTCATCCCGGCTCTGCGGgtttgaaaatctcaaatttaggCGGGACGGCTCTTCACGTTGCTGTTGCAGCTAAGCATGAGCATATAGTGAAGAAGTTAGTGGCGATAATGTCAGAACAAGAATTGTGTATAACAGATGAAGTTGGGGACACAGCTCTAGCTGATGCAACTATGTATAGTAAAAAATTGGCTCGCTATCTCTATTCTCGCACTCCAGAGGAAGATCTAAAGCCAGAAACAGGCAAGAATGGTGCTACACTTTGTTACCATGCTATATGCCGCCGAAATTTAG ttaacaccaCAGATATTGCTTTGGATTTAATTGAGCGTTGTCCAAGTTTGGCTCTTGCTAGGGATAAAGACGGTGACAGCCCTTTGTATGCATTGGTTTCTAGTCCTTTTGCATTCCCGAGTGAAAATCGGCTGGTATTTTGGAAACGATGGATCTACAAGT CCTCATCAAAGCACCGAGTAGAGAAGCTACTCCGCCTTGAGAg GaaatttcgtttttattttgCAGTGCTAGTATTGCGCCAACTAGTTGTGAAGCTCCTTAAAATATTtg GAATCAAGGATTTATATGACATGAAGTTGATCCATGTCCAAGCCAATAAACTTCTAGGCAGCATGTGCGAGCAGTTTTCAAAGGCAAGTTATAAAGAATGGAAGGACAGTAAAGGTTCTGATGCCATCTTCTATGCTATCGAGAatgagatttttaaatttgttgataAAATAGCCAAAGAAAGTCCACAAGTACTTAAGTGGAGCAAGAGTGATGATGAACGTTTTCCAAACGCATTATGGGCAGCTATCTATCATCGTCAAGCTGAAATATTTAGCCTTATATGTAGGGttgacaataataataatctagtATATGACTATGATAAACAAGGCAATAACATATTACAGATGGCGGGAAAGCTACCACCTTCCACTTTGGTTAATCGTACCGCTGGTGCAGCTTTTCAAATGCAAAGCGAACTACAATGGTATAAG GCGGTGGAGAGCATTGTCCCTCGCTACTGTGAGCTAAAAAACAAAGATGGTAAAACTCCTAGAGAATTGTTTACGGAGAGCCACAAGGAATTGgtgaaagagggagagaaatggaTGAAGAGCACAGCAACTTCTTGTACAGTGGTAGGTGCTCTTATTGTCACCATTATGTTTGCTGCAGCCTTTACCGTTCCCGGCGGTAATAACCAAAATACAGGATACCCAATGTTCTTGAAGGAAAAATTGTTTATGCTCTTCATAATATCCGATTCCATATCGCTCTTTTCTTCTTCGACTTCAGTCTTAATGTTTTTGGGAATTCTTACGTCACGTTACTTAGAAGAAGATTTCCTGAAATCCTTGCCATCGAAGATGATAATAGGTCTTTCCACTCTCTTCTTCTCAATTGCAACCATGGTGATAGCATTTTCTGCTGCTCTTTTAATTATGTTACGTGAATATTCATGGATTTTCATTCCAGCCATTTGTTTGGCAAGTGTTCCTGTCACCCTGTTCGTGTGGATGCAATTCCCACTTCTTGTCGAGATGGTCATTTCAACTTTTGGACCAGGTGTCGTCAATAGGAAAATAATGAAGCGCTCGAAATTATGTACCTACTTATCGTCATGCTGCTCCTGA
- the LOC132165271 gene encoding uncharacterized protein LOC132165271: protein MAASFLLRFIFPPPLSLFITGMSVFSLTSLAVTGFSEVKGKHLQYSKFWNVNSPNNGRKQIKVSGRTGMLILYTPAFLAGLASFVLFQHQDVRFLLLDAALTLHFFKRVLEVLFVHKYSGGMILDSVIVISLGYFLSTATMIYAQHLTQGISEPPVDLKYSGILLFLIGVSGNFYHHYLLSKLRGEGEREYKIPKGGLFDFVICPHYLFEIIVFLGISFISQTSYAFSSTLGTIFYLMGRSYATRRWYVSKFEDFSEDVKAIIPYVF, encoded by the exons ATGGCGGCTTCCTTCTTGCTGAGATTTATTTTCCCACCACCCCTTTCTCTGTTCATCACAGGGATGTCAGTGTTTAGCTTAACATCCTTAGCTGTTACTGGGTTCTCCGAAGTAAAAGGAAAGCACTTGCAGTATTCCAAGTTTTGGAATGTAAATTCTCCAAACAATGGAAGAAAGCAAATTAAAGTTTCTGGCAGAACAGGCATGCTCATTCTTTATACTCCCGCATTTCTTGCTGGTCTCGCATCCTTTGTTCTTTTTCAGCATCAGGATGTCCGATTTCTATTGCTCGATGCAGCTCTAACCCTTCATTTCTTCAAGAGGGTCTTGGAG GTGCTATTTGTTCACAAATACAGCGGGGGGATGATTCTTGATTCTGTAATTGTTATCTCTCTTGGTTACTTCTTGTCAACTGCAACCATGATCTATGCCCAACACCTAACACAAGGGATCTCAGAGCCACCAGTTGATTTGAAGTATTCTGGAATCTTGCTGTTTCTTATAGGAGTCAGTGGCAACTTCTACCACCATTACCTCCTCTCCAAACTGAGGGGAGAGGGTGAGAGAGAATATAAGATTCCCAAGGGTGGTTTATTTGACTTTGTGATTTGCCCACATTATCTTTTTGAAATTATAGTTTTCTTAGGGATCTCATTTATCTCTCAAACATCCTATGCATTCTCTTCCACTCTGGGCACTATCTTTTACCTGATGGGAAGGAGTTATGCCACTAGGAGATGGTATGtctcaaaatttgaagattttAGTGAGGATGTCAAGGCCATCATTCCATATGTTTTCTAG
- the LOC132167423 gene encoding UPF0481 protein At3g47200-like: MACQDVTHVQKKNPKCKELVIDIPYVLEPPAWPQCCIYRVPKKLRKVNQEAYTPKLISIGPLHNYCRQEFREMEMQKVRYLREFCFRTGRSQDDLASIIEKKEIEIRHCYAETSTLSSKEFVNMILLDGIFILELFLRTSEKKEHEKKEMEKKEHERKEYEDYILSKPWLRDGIQHDLLLLENQLPYFVLKDLYESGAEGQQMIKKVHKEDLKTVLKDIPFLKLCRKYFSKYDRQPDTNIVIGKVIKHFTDLLRYFFYPSHLEEKEKRAIDRLCSATKLDEAGVKFKEVKERHLLDIQFQKDKCLEQCPYLNCSWLLNCLPCLKCIFFLEHMQPFLELPAFVVNHETDCVFRNIMALEQCHYPTEAYICNYILLLDCLINTEKDVDLLVDKKVIVNQLGNDEALARLVNKLGHQIVAEDSCYYELCQTLNKHYDNFWNRNMATLTTTYFRDIWRGTATVVGIIFLLLTFWNIFLRHFVKMPNSSSRSGN; encoded by the exons ATGGCTTGCCAAGATGTAACTCATGTTCAGAAAAAGAATCCTAAATGCAAAGAGTTGGTGATTGACATCCCATATGTTCTTGAGCCACCGGCGTGGCCGCAGTGCTGCATCTACAGGGTTCCAAAGAAACTTCGCAAGGTAAACCAAGAAGCTTATACTCCAAAGTTAATCTCAATTGGCCCTCTCCATAATTACTGCAGGCAAGAATTCAGGGAAATGGAAATGCAGAAAGTGAGATATTTGAGGGAGTTCTGTTTTAGGACTGGGAGGAGCCAGGATGATCTTGCAAGCAtcattgaaaagaaagaaatagaaatcCGCCATTGTTATGCAGAGACCTCAACACTCAGCAGTAAAGAGTTTGTAAACATGATTCTATTGGATGGCATATTTATACTTGAGCTCTTCTTGAGGACTTCtgaaaagaaagaacacgaaaagaaagaaatggaaaagaaagaacacgaaAGGAAAGAATATGAAGATTATATATTAAGCAAACCTTGGCTGAGGGATGGTATACAGCATGACTTGCTTCTACTTGAAAATCAGCTTCCATATTTTGTTCTTAAAGATTTATATGAGTCTGGTGCTGAAGGCCAGCAAATGATCAAGAAAGTACACAAAGAAGACCTGAAAACAGTGCTCAAGGATATTCCCTTTCTTAAGCTTTGCCGCAAGTACTTTTCTAAATATGATCGGCAGCCCGATACCAACATTGTTATTGGGAAAGTAATTAAACATTTCACAGATTTGCTGAGGTATTTTTTCTATCCATCACACctggaggaaaaagaaaagagggccATTGATCGACTATGCAGTGCAACAAAGCTTGACGAGGCTGGGGTGAAGTTCAAGGAAGTTAAAGAAAGACACCTACTTGACATACAATTTCAAAAGG ATAAGTGCTTGGAGCAGTGTCCCTACTTGAATTGCTCATGGCTCTTGAATTGCCTACCATGCTTGAAATGCATATTCTTCTTGGAGCACATGCAACCCTTCTTGGAACTCCCTGCATTTGTAGTAAATCACGAAACCGACTGTGTTTTCCGAAACATCATGGCCTTGGAGCAGTGCCATTATCCGACAGAGGCATATATCTGCAATTACATTCTGCTGTTGGATTGCCTTATTAATACTGAAAAAGATGTGGATCTGCTGGTTGATAAAAAGGTTATTGTTAATCAGCTCGGCAACGATGAAGCACTGGCGAGACTTGTTAACAAGCTTGGCCATCAAATTGTAGCAGAAGATTCATGCTACTATGAACTGTGCCAAACGCTTAATAAGCACTACGACAACTTCTGGAATCGGAATATGGCAACCTTGACGACAACATATTTCCGAGACATTTGGAGAGGCACTGCAACGGTTGTTGGGATTATCTTCCTGTTATTAACTTTCTGGAATATCTTCCTCAGGCATTTCGTGAAAATGCCCAACAGCTCCTCTCGCTCTGGTAATTGA